The sequence below is a genomic window from Venturia canescens isolate UGA chromosome 9, ASM1945775v1, whole genome shotgun sequence.
ATAATCATCTCTTTCAATTGTTTCCAGATGGCAGGAAAGATTACTACTTACTTAGTAATACTTATCCAGTTTCACCCGAGGCTAGAGTGgaattcaaaatgaaattgaatggcAATGAAACATCGTCAGAAAATATAATCAAAAGAATAACTCTTCTAAATGTAAAACGATTGTTGCTGtatgaaataaacttttgtttaaTAAATCATGGGATTCTTCGTGTCCAGATCATCCatatcaaataaatatttacatCCAGCATAATGAGTCCGATCATGAGACAAAAACCACTGAGAGATTGGAACAATTGTTCTCCTGAAACCAATTATATTTATTCTTGAAAcgttttacttatttttttgaGAACAATGAACATGAGGATCAAGTTGGAAAAAACTGTAGAAATTCTATAATAATGAGTTTCCAATTAAATGAAGTTCTTCTAAATGCTTTCGTTCTTCCAACGAAAGCATTTCTGAGGTCTGAATCCATAGCTGGTAATTCAGGACTGTGGTGCATAACCAATCGATAAATCAATTAtcgcaaaaaaatgattatgacATCGACGGGATTTGAAACTTCAATAATTACAGTGGATTGATGTGGTAGCCAATTTTGTTATCTGGAGACCAATCAAATGTTGGCGGCTGTCATGAAGTTCTAAAGACAGAAACATTCATTTCTTTCTCCCGAATCACTGGGAACAATTTTCGATCGATACTAAAAGCTGTCGTCTTTGATAAATTAGAACTTGTGAACGTCAATACAAAAAACtaaattttcttcgattaTTTGTCATCAAGCATTTGTTATGATCACAAAGTGACAAGTCAATTCCACCGACGGATAATGCCATGAGCTCTTTAGTATTCAGTCACCTTCAGTTTCCCGAGCAGCGAAGTacgaattttctttcgaaacAACGTCGAAGAATTTTTGTCACATAGCAACAGTGTAATGAcggaaaaaaggcaaaagtgAAGGTATCGCGAGAGTTTTTAAACATATCAAAGCATCGAAAAGAGCTCGGAAACGCGTCGGCACTTCCCAGCACGAGcagggagaaaaaatattgatcgtTGGTCACGAGTCGaggaaacataaaaaaaatggcctCGTCAAACCGACCAAAACGTTGAGTAAAAATATTCCTGTTTCATACAAtgttttgaaaacaaaaaaataacttcACCCCACGTCACAGGTCGAATCTCCCAGCTCCACGGTTTCTACGACGTTCTAGAAAACGTCGCCTGGTTATGGCGCATCATGGGAATCTTCCCGATTGTCATACAGTCTCAAAATTACACAGTGAAATACAAACCCAGCATATTTTATGCAACACTTGGAGTTCTCACGTACCTAATAATTCTCGTGGTTTCAATCTATATACCGATTAACTTCAGACGTGACTTTAGGTATCACCGATAACAGCTCGTTAGATTTCTGCTTGTTATATTTTatgtaatgaaatttttcattattacgtttttttttttaattagcaATGCTCCACTCTTGTTTGCGGCAACAATTTTTATAAAGGCGATCTCGAATCTATTATGTGTGAGTTTCTCTAATATCTGGAGGATCATCAAGTCCGAAGAGGTGATTTTCCTATCGTGCAATACTGAACCCTCGCCGTTGATACCAATTCTTTATTTGATATACCAaagatttatttattaattaaataaataatgtaaatttttgttttctggtGTTACGCAGCTGGCAAAATTGGTCAATGATCTATCGACCAAAGACGCTATTTTGAGAGAATCAAATTGCCATATTGATTATGATTTAAGCTCCAAAAAGATCCGTACATACGTCTGGTCAACGTTTCTTGTAATGATGTACATTCTAATTTGGGACGCATGCCTTTATTATCAGTTTATCGGGTTAGTATAAAAGAAGCATTATTCGAAAATCTCGAATAGTTCAACAATTATTTCCTGGCAAAACGTCGCAAATGATCGTTTTTATAGTTTGCGGATAGAATGGTCCATTTGGTTTCTTCCGGTGGTCATCCAGGTGATGGATATTACGATACTGGTGACACTCGTCGCCTGGCTGGGAATGGAATATCGttcgataaataataaaataaaggaCGTTGTAGCGAGGGCAAACACATCGCTTCCCAAAgtgattttccaaaaaattaaTCCAAATTTTTCGCTTCAGCCCCTGTTATTTTGTAAACATAAAACTTCCGTTTCTTCGTATCCAGATAATCGTGACGTCTGACTTTTATGCAGAGAATTTACGAATCCTATCAAAATTTCactacgacctttgcgaaaTTGGTAAACGTTTGAATCGACGCTACTACGCGCCTGTCGTAAGTgataacgaaaaaatcgagcatTTGGAAACATTTTCCGAATTTTACTCGTAGACAGTTTCGAATTTGTTCTAAAAACCACCGATTTGACACacgaacgaaatattttttttaattcgtcaTTAAAATTCTCTtcttgtgtatttttcttttgaatttcAGATCGTTAACGTGACGACAGCCTTTGTGATATTGAGcaccaacctttttttccttcttgaTGAACTTCGCCATGGGGATTATATGAGCATGATGGTTTTTGTTTCGTATATTCAATTGGAGATTAGTTACAGCCTCCCGATAATCATAACCGTGATTATTTGCAATTGGACGTCGAATCAGGTGAGATGGAATTGAGTGGTGGTCAGAGATGGACGATGAAATTGCATTGTTATTTTCCAGGCTGCTCATACTGCAGAACTGATCCACGAAATTCGAGCAATGAATACGGACTCGCAATTGTACGACGTTatcaaatcgttttcgttgCAGTTGCATCACCAAAAACTCGAATTTACGGCCTGTGGACTTTTCCCTCTTGATTCCAGTCTATTACAAATGGTACGAGAGAAGAATTATTCGAATCGAATGGCAGGGGAtcgaaataatcatttttcctGTTGTTTCTAGATGGTCGGAAAGATAACGACTTATTTAGTTATACTTATACAGTTCCAGTCAAATCTAGGATGGAGTTTTGAGTCCAGTTAAATCGCGAAAGTGAAATTGCAAAACAGAAAGAAGCAAAATAAAAACTGTAATAAACTTGATTATTTAAGGAATCACTCTGGTGCAGACCTCCAAAAAAGGCTATTAttgttgattttaaaaaaatgtattgttatAGATATTGATATAAAGCTTATCGAGTTTAACAAATCTTCAGGCTCGTAACGCGTAATTCACTGCTTCACCCgaatcgcatttttttttgttcgaattCCACTTCAAACATTTCCAGCGAAATAATGTAACGCCACTGCTCTTCTCGAGTCCTTAAAACGCAGCAGTTTTCTTCGACCacaatttcattattcacCAACATGGACTTCCTACAAAGATTTTGTTTACGGCCAAATTTGGGGGTACTCAGAGTAAATACAATTTTACTTGAACACGTGAGTTTATACATTTACGACTATAAAAATAAGACTTCATCAACTAATGTGGTTTcccatgaaaatgaaataccCCGAATCCTTCAACTGCAgaaaatgaattattaattatattGACCCTGCATCAATGTGTTCAACTGCACTCACCATAATTTCTTTTCATCAGTGAAGTTGTCATCTCGCAGCGATGTCATACGTCACTCGTAACACATTAAAATAATGTATTCACTCAGGGCTAGCACTCGAGTGTGAGAAAACGCAGTCTGCTAAGTGTAAAGTCTAGTAAAAGGTCTCCCGAATTAAAGCAGGCGTGATGATCAACGACGAATCAGGGTCGTCCAGCAAGAGTCCATTAGCACTGTCAGAACTGCGAAATCCTTGGCTCACGCGTCAGTCACATATTTCCATACTTCTTCAGAGTATTTAAATACATAAAATAGGGGTCTGAAATTAACCATAAAATGTGAACTATTTATGGAATGGATGTGCCAATTAATTCGAttgttgattttaaaaaactattCAGCGGTCGGATCTCCAGTGCTGCTCAGGAAACCGAGAACCCACAATTTTTACGGGGCTTTGGAAAGCGTCGCATGGATTTGGCGGATGATTGGAATTTTCCCTGTGACAGTGACTGGTCCAATGGGCAAGGAAAGATACAAATTGGATAAATTTTACGCTACTTACAGTGTTCTTATCGTAGTCATTTGTTTAATAAATTTCGTCGACGCTATAAGGCAATCCGGAAGTTATTACAGGTATGATTTTATGAAGCATGCCAAGTGAACAAAATTCTGTTGACTGATTGACCCTCCTCATCATGAAACTAGACATCACGTGCCCATGACTTCGATAACCTTGACAATACGAACGATGGCGAGTTTGCTCTGCATGATACTCGCCAATTTCTGGCGCATCGTTCGCTCCAAAGAGGTAATTTCCTGCCCTGAAACATCCCTTCCATGATGGAGCAAAAAGAATAATGTTAACTGTATAAGTTGACAGAAACTCTCAACGAAATATCGGATCAAGAGTCGATACTGGGGAAAATAGGTTGTCGAAATAAGAACGAGACGAGCGTAAAGTCGATCCAGAGATACGTGTGGACCACGCTGATCGTTTTGATGTTTCTTATGGCTTATGACTTTTATGCAATTGCCTACAAAGGCAAAAGGTCTGTACTGAACGTAACAAAAGTAACAGCCCAACAGGACGTAATTCGGTCGTTTTTCGTAGCTTATCATTCCGATGGTTTTTTTGGATGGCATCGTTAATGGCACAAGTGATGGACCTGACGATATTGGTCGTGCTCGTTGGCTGGATTGGATTCAAGTTTTCTGCTATTAATGAGAAATTGAGTTGTGTCGTGGCGAAGGCAAATGCCTCCTCACCGAAGGTTATACTTCGTTGAAACTGCTTCAAGACCTTTGGCCTGCTTGCACTTTCGAaactcgtcatttttttctccaggtCCTCATCGCATCGGATGTTTGCGCTGAAAATCTACGTGCTCTTTCGAAAACTCATTACAACATGTGTGCATTGGGCAAACGAGTGAATAGCCTCTTCGATTGGAACGTCGTAAGTGAGCCACGCGTCTTATCTCATTTTGGGTTTTTTATAATCACTCTTGACACCAACTTTTCTtgatcaatcatttttttccaaatgccAGATCATCAACGTTTTGACTGCATTTATAATACTGAGCACGACTCTCTATTACATATTCTTCGAAGTTGAGCGTCCCGGGGAAACGGACGTAGCTCAAATCTTTTGTTACATCCATTGGGAATTCATGCAAAGCGCTCCGACTGTAGTCATCGTAATAGTTTGTAATTGGACGTGTCGTCAGGTAGCACTAACAAATAGCGTTTAAAAAACGTTATTATTATCGAACAATTGGTAGTAACGAAATAAATTAAGCACGATCTTCTTTCCACAGGGAACCTACGCTGGAAAATTGATCCACGAGATTCGAGTGGAAACAACGGACTCGCGATTATACGAAGCGATTAAATCTTTTTCGCTGCAGTTGCATCATCAAAAGCTTCAATTTTCGGCCGGGGGATTTTTTCCTCTAAATTCAGCACTCTTACAAACGGTACGATCAttcgttatgaaaaaaaatattttagtcGAACGCACTCGTtagaaattttattcttcttttccAGATGGTCGAAAAGATAACCACATATTTGGTGattctcattcaatttcaacCAAATTTGGACGATCTGAGTGCATCTACCAAAAAAAGGAGTGGAAATTAGTGCAGTTAGAATTTGGAGCAAAGTTCTTATCGTTTATAATAAATTGGAACTGCGAACgttaaaggaaaaacaaataagTTATTATCAACTCAAACCTTCGCGCGATAAGCAATTGTCATTATCGTAAGAATGTCACTTCGAATAAATTGATCGATCAGCAAAGCCATTAGTTCTTTTGCTTGCAGTAGCCGCCAGTTTTTCAATCGACGAAGTAGCCATTTCTTTCGAAAGCAACATTAcagaagtttcaataataaCATAACCGTAGATTAAAAGGAAAGTTCTcgtgaatttttctcaaatttaagCTGAAAAATTATGCAACACGCTAGGGAACGAAATATTGTTGAGTGgaagtgaaacaaaaaatattgaaagataaCCGAATACacataattaaataaaaacgacGTCGTCAGATCAATCCAAACGTAAGTTGccacaatttcatattttataaCTCGACAATTCATATTCTCATTGAATACCAATTTTACTGAATTTAACAGagtgaattctcaaattccaTGACATGTACGAGGTTCTAAAGAACGTCGTCTGGCTATGGCGCATTTCGGGAGTCTTTCCGATCGTTATTGAAtctgaaaattcggaaaaaagaTACGAATTCAGCACGTTGCTTGCAACTCTCGGAGTTCTAGAATTCGTAATATTCGTAGTGAATTTCATTTACACCACAGTTGCATACCGATATGTCTTATTCAGGTATCAATtattaaaacgaataaattattttcatacgTTCTAATAACGCGTTATCACCGATGTCAATTAAAATGAGATACTTCGCTGTCACGTGCTCTCTAATTCAGCTGCTTTCCGCCTCTGTCCGTATCAACACTGTACATACGAGCAATCTCGAGTCTGGTATGCGTGGGTTTCATTGTTGTGGGGAGGATCATCAAATTTGAAGAAGTAATTGAACCTTTCAAATTTTTGGGGTCAGAGCCCTTAGTC
It includes:
- the LOC122416601 gene encoding putative gustatory receptor 28b, which codes for MINDESGSSSKSPLALSELRNPWLTPVGSPVLLRKPRTHNFYGALESVAWIWRMIGIFPVTVTGPMGKERYKLDKFYATYSVLIVVICLINFVDAIRQSGSYYRHHVPMTSITLTIRTMASLLCMILANFWRIVRSKELTETLNEISDQESILGKIGCRNKNETSVKSIQRYVWTTLIVLMFLMAYDFYAIAYKGKSLSFRWFFWMASLMAQVMDLTILVVLVGWIGFKFSAINEKLSCVVAKANASSPKVLIASDVCAENLRALSKTHYNMCALGKRVNSLFDWNVIINVLTAFIILSTTLYYIFFEVERPGETDVAQIFCYIHWEFMQSAPTVVIVIVCNWTCRQGTYAGKLIHEIRVETTDSRLYEAIKSFSLQLHHQKLQFSAGGFFPLNSALLQTMVEKITTYLVILIQFQPNLDDLSASTKKRSGN
- the LOC122416600 gene encoding gustatory receptor for bitter taste 66a-like, coding for MDITILVTLVAWLGMEYRSINNKIKDVVARANTSLPKIIVTSDFYAENLRILSKFHYDLCEIGKRLNRRYYAPVIVNVTTAFVILSTNLFFLLDELRHGDYMSMMVFVSYIQLEISYSLPIIITVIICNWTSNQAAHTAELIHEIRAMNTDSQLYDVIKSFSLQLHHQKLEFTACGLFPLDSSLLQMMVGKITTYLVILIQFQSNLGWSFESS